Proteins encoded in a region of the Mycolicibacterium neoaurum genome:
- a CDS encoding 2-hydroxyacid dehydrogenase → MGTSARSIDRVLQVGPLKPSLADTLATRYDALVLPEENAAREALLAEHADAVTVVVTSGRTGVDAALMSALPRLGAVINFGVGYDTTDVEAAELRGVGVSNTPDVLTDCVADTAVGLLIDTMRQFSASDRYVRAGRWPAEGSYPLTRQVSNTRVGIIGLGRIGGAIAKRLSAFGCTISYHNRRQVADSPYRYVDTPVNLARDVDVLVIAAAGGSATSKLVDAAVLDALGAQGYLINIARGSVVDEQALVSALREGRLAGAGLDVFAAEPQVPAELFEMDNVVLLPHVGSATVQTRAAMEALTLRNLDEFLSTGQLVTPVVQPAARV, encoded by the coding sequence ATGGGAACATCAGCGCGATCCATCGACCGTGTCCTGCAGGTCGGTCCACTCAAACCGTCACTGGCCGACACCCTCGCCACCCGGTACGACGCCCTGGTCCTGCCCGAGGAGAACGCCGCCCGCGAGGCGTTACTGGCCGAGCATGCCGACGCGGTGACCGTCGTGGTGACATCGGGCCGCACCGGCGTGGACGCCGCTCTGATGAGCGCGCTGCCGCGACTGGGCGCCGTCATCAACTTCGGTGTCGGATACGACACGACCGATGTGGAGGCCGCCGAACTTCGGGGCGTCGGGGTGAGTAACACCCCCGACGTCCTGACCGACTGTGTCGCCGACACCGCCGTCGGACTGTTGATCGACACCATGCGCCAGTTCTCGGCATCCGACCGCTATGTGCGCGCGGGCCGCTGGCCGGCCGAGGGAAGCTACCCATTGACCCGGCAGGTCAGCAACACCCGCGTCGGCATCATCGGGCTCGGCCGTATCGGTGGCGCAATCGCCAAGCGTCTCAGCGCCTTCGGTTGCACCATCAGCTACCACAATCGCCGCCAGGTGGCGGATTCGCCGTACCGCTACGTCGACACGCCTGTGAACCTGGCCCGCGATGTCGACGTGCTGGTGATCGCTGCCGCCGGCGGCAGCGCGACCAGCAAGCTGGTCGACGCCGCCGTCCTCGATGCGCTCGGCGCGCAGGGATACCTGATCAACATCGCCCGGGGCAGCGTCGTCGACGAGCAGGCACTCGTGAGCGCCCTGCGCGAGGGACGGTTGGCCGGTGCCGGTCTGGACGTCTTCGCGGCCGAACCGCAGGTCCCCGCCGAGTTGTTCGAGATGGACAACGTCGTACTGCTCCCCCATGTCGGCAGCGCGACCGTGCAGACCCGCGCCGCCATGGAGGCGCTCACCCTGCGCAACCTCGACGAGTTCCTCTCGACCGGTCAGCTGGTCACGCCGGTAGTGCAGCCCGCCGCCAGGGTGTAG